gcctagtacttgggaggcagaggtaggaggattgccatgagttcgaggccaccctgagactgcatactgaattccaagtcagcctggactaagtgaCTACCTTGAAACTGCcctcctccccacaaaaaaaaaaaaaaaaaattaattaaaagaagagatccagaggcagGCATCCTGGGATTGGTATGGCAACTCCAGGAGTAATCTAGCTCTGACCCTCAGATTTGGGGGATGATGGCATAGCTATGGGATGCTTCAACTATCAACATgatgtcccagaaacaagaaataCACTCCTTCACCTTTAAAGCTGATTTCCTAGCAGTTCCATgtactttgttttcttaaaaaagatttttatttatttattagagacattgGGGTGggagatagagagacacagagtgggtgtgccagggcctctagccactgtaaacaaactctagatgcatgcgccactatgtctgtctggcttatgtgggacctggtaatttgaacctgggtcattaggcttctcaggctaagccatctctccagccctccatgtgcTTTTCTTTGTATCTCAGTATCTCATTGGCCAGAGATTGGTCCCATGGCAGATGCAAAGAAAGGTGAAGAATATATTTCTTTGTGCTCATTGGCATTCTAAATAAATACGTTATTCAGTTCTGTGATAAGAAAAAGATATGGTTGACAAAAACTTTTGCCacgctgagtgtggtggcacattcctttaatcccggcacttgggaagcagaggtaggaggatcactgtgagttcaaggccaccctgagaccacatagtgaattccaggttagcctcagctagaatgagactgtacctcaagaaaaccgcaaaaagaaaaaagaatgtaagatgaacattaaatgaaatgaaaagacaaaTGATGGACCAACATCAGCAACATCAGGATAAGTTTGaagttttattaaattttactaAGATGGAAGAATATTTGGagagtagacacacacacacacacacgcacacatacacaaaagaaaattGAGAGATAACATTCTATAATgtaccttttttttgaggtagggtctcgctcaaacccaggctggcctggaagtcactatatggtctcagggtggccttgataaaacatttaaaatatttttttgaggggatggagaaatggcttagtggttaaagtgcttgcctgtgaagcctgaggacccaggtttatttaCTTCcccaagtatccatgtaagccagatgcacaaggtggtgcatgtgtttggagtttgcagtggctggaagccctggcccacctgttttctctctgcttcgcTCTTAAATAATTTTCTGAGACATTCACTGTGTAGATTAGGGTGGCCTTCATCTTGTGGTCATGCtccagtctccagagtgctgggactataggtgtgcgccaccacttctGACTCTACGTTTATTAAAGTTTCAATAGAGCTTCATCATATAGAGTTTGatactggaaaagaaaagaagtagtgGAGCTAAATATAATCCAGACCTTAAATATGGATAGTTAGACTGTGGTATAGGTCTgggtgttattttatttattatatttatttatttatttggagacagagaaagagagagagagaatgggtgcaccatggcctccagccactgcaaatgaactccagatgcacatgtccttttgtgcatctggcttatgtgggtcctggggaatcgaaccagggtcctttgactttgcaggcaaacaccttgaccactaagccgccatctccagtcctattttttaggttttttgaggtaggatctagcccaagttgacctggaattcactttgtagtctcaggctgacctcaaactcaacagtgatcctcctacttttgccttctgagtgctgttattaatgcatgtgccacaatgcctggcagtAGGTGGTATTTTAAATCAGTAGAAAAAAAGAGTTAGTAAATGGTATTGATAAATAATTCATTAAAGGTAGACCATCCAAATTTAGGGAGGTAAGGGTAGTCACTTGTGTGCTAATTATAGCTAATCTCTTTGGAATGGGTAGGTCCTGTAAATAGTCCTTATGCGATAGAACTAGTGTGTAACATGGACCTGTCTAAATATCCTCTTGCTACTCATATGGTTAATTCATCTATGAACTTAAAAGTCatccctgttattttttttcccttttctcattCTTCCACATGCCTTTTTATTAATATGATCATCAACTTCTCTAAGTGTTTTCTTCATCCACTTCAGGTTCTACCCCAACTAAATGTTATGCTACTTTTACCTGCATGTTTTTACCATCTACATTTCTGTCTTTACCTCTCAGTCTCTgaccatttttcatttttaggtCAGTACCTGATCTTAGCATGTCCACCACAGTCTTCAGCAGCATCCTGCATTGCACCAGATGTCAGAACCGCCTTTGAATGCTACCAGCACTTGTCAAAGCTCTGTGTTCCTCTAGTGTTGGCTTCATTTAGTCAGGATACAGCAAACTTTATGTACTTACCCTCTCTCATTTCAGATTGTGAGATGGGGACTGAGGAAAAGGAGGTGATTTCCAAGGAGGAAATTTCTGAAGAGTCTGAGCCACATGGGCCAACATTAGAAAAATTTTCAGAGATGGTTTACCAAGGTCATGGGCTTGAAGCAGCATGTGATGAAGACATGACAGAGGCACATTCAGGAGAGTCCTCAGAAGAGGTTCTAGAGCAGATGTCTCCTCGGGAAAGGGACTTTGCATCAGGGTTGATTATCTTGAAGAAGTCGCCATCAGGTGAGAAAGCCCAGGATaatagtgaaagagagagaggctgcaGTCCCAGCCCAAGTGTGCTGATACATCAGAGAGCTGCTGCAACACAGAGGGTTAGTCCATGTGCCCCTTCTAGTCAGAACTTCATAGAGAGTTTAGAATTTAAAGCACAGAGGATTTCTGTGGGCGAAAAGCCTCATACATGTAaagaatgtggaaaagccttTAATCAGAACTCACATCTCATCCAGCATATGAGAGTTCATAGTGGAGAAAAACCCTTTGAATGCAAAGAATGTGGAAAGACATTTGGAACTAACTCCAGTCTTCGAAGACATCTGAGAATCCATGCTGGAGAGAAACCCTTTGcttgtaatgaatgtgggaaagctttcattcAGAGTTCCCATCTTATTCATCACCACagaattcatactggagagagaccctataaATGCGAAGAATGTGGTAAAGCCTTCAGCCAGAATTCAGCCCTTATTCTACACCAGAGAATTCACACTggggagaagccatatgaatgtaatgaatgtgggaagaACTTTAGGGTTAGCTCTCAGCTTATTCAGCATCAAAGAATTCATACTGAAGAAAGATACCATGAATGCAACGAGTGTGGCAAGGCCTTCAAGCATAGCTCAGGCCTTATCAGACACCAGAAgattcacactggagaaaagcctTATCTGTGTAACGAGTGTGGGAAAGGCTTTGGTCAGAGTTCTGAACTTATCCGACACCAAAGAATTCATACAGGGGACAAAccctatgaatgtaatgaatgtgggaaaactTTTGGCCAGAACTCAGAGATTATTAGACACATCAGAATTCATACTGGTGAGAAGCCGTATGTATGTAAAGAATGTGGGAAGGCCTTTAGGGGGAATTCAGAACTTCTCAGACATGAGCGAATTCACACTGGCGAGAAACCCTATGAATGTTTTGAGTGTGGGAAGGCTTTCAGGCGGACTTCTCACCTTATTGTCCACCAGAGAATCCATACTGGAGAGAAGCCCCATCAGTGTAATGAGTGTGCAAGAACCTTTTGGGATAGTTCTGAGCTGCTTCTCCACCAGAAAATTCATATTGGAGAGAAACCTTATGAATGTAATGAGTGTGAGAAAACATTCGGCCAGCACTCCCAACTTATCATACACCAGAGaattcacactggagaaaagcctTATGAATGTCAAGAATGTCAGAAGACCTTTAGTCGGAGCTCTCACCTTCTCCGACATCAAAGTGTTCACTATCTTGAATGATTGACAGAATAGGAGAGGTTTTATAGAAAGCTGAAGTCATTTTCTCAAAATGTGTACTAAATTCTCAGATCAAATGAATGGACAGAACTCTTGTCTTTTCACTGAGTTTCAGTTGTTGAAAGGGATGaggcacttaaaaaaatatttatttgagagagaatgagaatgagtgcaccaggacctctagtcactgcaaacgaactccagacacataagccaccttgtgcatttggcttatatgggtcctagggtattgaacctgggatgtgccatcttgtgcgtctggtttatatgggtcctggggcattgaacctgggctctttggctttgcaggcaagcaccttaacttctaagccatttcttcagcctgggATGAGGCACTTTTATGAGCTATTCATTGAGAAGTTTCAATGACTGACAAATCATAAGTTGTCTCAAGCCTTAATTCTCCTGTCCCTTTCCTtgcctccgcccccccccccactgagtTACATAGCATTAGTGATATGCATTTGCCATCTAGCCTAAATTGTTGCTGTTTGTGAAGTCGGGACAAAATTGACTCATTTTGAACATTGTCCCTTGAAATGTTAGAAAGTTACGATCTAGAGGGTGCACCTCATTCTCCTGTCCACTGCTATCCTGTCAAATTCCCTTGAACATGACAACATTAAGGAAACAGCAGGAAGCTTGGGTTTTTGGTTTTCACACCTGCTAGGCTTCCTTTTATCTGAAGAGAGTACCAAGAAGGAAGAAACTGACAGGCAATTTACTGGATTGTAAGTAAAGGCCTGAGAACCCAGAGGGACTGGTGAGGCAAAGCCAGAAGATAAACAATTGAGACCAGACTACGGGCACACCTGACTAGCAGCCATCCTCGCTTCAGGGCTGCTCATTGCTCAGGAGAATCTACTACATGTGCTTGGGGGTCTCACTACTACTGACAGGCCCTGTGTCAGGAAGTAGCAAACAGGATTGTGTGGTTTCCCTCTGCCAGGCTCCTGGATATAGTGATGAGGGGGTTAACCTGACTACCTGGGGCCTGACCTTGCCAAAGCACTTAGGCTCTCATGACCAAGACCCCATTGCTGGGGCCATGGCCAATGGACCAGAATGTGACATCCTTCTCTTGGCTTGCCTGATGGCCTTGGAATTCTTCACCATCTCTACATGCCTCTGTTCTATGTGTTACTTCTGTAAGGAAACACGGCctgtatttttcatgtttctgtgtTGGAGATGGTTTCTAGGAGCAGTAATTGCATTAATGACAACCCAGAAGATAACCCAGCCTGTTGTCTGGTCTGAGAGCTAGACCTggagtaaagcacttgcttgttggtctcttgctttctcatttgcaaacagaggcaAGTTAAACTAAATGATCTCTGAACTCTTAACCAGCCCAGTAtttttgattctttaaaaaaaatacaattttacatTATCTTCATGGTTCTCTTTAATATCAACACTAATattaatcatacacacacacacacacacacactcacacactttttttttttgccagggagGGTCTTTTGTGTAtggtaggtgttgcagtcaggtttgcattgctggtagaaatcgcccagctatgagcagcttgtgggaaaaaaggtttattttggtt
This is a stretch of genomic DNA from Jaculus jaculus isolate mJacJac1 chromosome 9, mJacJac1.mat.Y.cur, whole genome shotgun sequence. It encodes these proteins:
- the Zfp3 gene encoding zinc finger protein 3 homolog, with the translated sequence MGTEEKEVISKEEISEESEPHGPTLEKFSEMVYQGHGLEAACDEDMTEAHSGESSEEVLEQMSPRERDFASGLIILKKSPSGEKAQDNSERERGCSPSPSVLIHQRAAATQRVSPCAPSSQNFIESLEFKAQRISVGEKPHTCKECGKAFNQNSHLIQHMRVHSGEKPFECKECGKTFGTNSSLRRHLRIHAGEKPFACNECGKAFIQSSHLIHHHRIHTGERPYKCEECGKAFSQNSALILHQRIHTGEKPYECNECGKNFRVSSQLIQHQRIHTEERYHECNECGKAFKHSSGLIRHQKIHTGEKPYLCNECGKGFGQSSELIRHQRIHTGDKPYECNECGKTFGQNSEIIRHIRIHTGEKPYVCKECGKAFRGNSELLRHERIHTGEKPYECFECGKAFRRTSHLIVHQRIHTGEKPHQCNECARTFWDSSELLLHQKIHIGEKPYECNECEKTFGQHSQLIIHQRIHTGEKPYECQECQKTFSRSSHLLRHQSVHYLE